Proteins encoded within one genomic window of Gasterosteus aculeatus chromosome 18, fGasAcu3.hap1.1, whole genome shotgun sequence:
- the clic5b gene encoding chloride intracellular channel protein 5b isoform X1, translated as MEHVYDAAEEGSARGAAEENPGAGKEPPCGEVRVHLPADGARGSPDYMDTRDEDKRSSSSSSSSDDEEEEKKEEEEEAPGAEEVVEAAQVEEASARERRGSRRSSASSSSSSSSLGDPCDDPPLRPTALGEAAAGDDGMMMCYTHAGTDSAPQESVDYSLKTLEEVRPDESSAAPPDQPDISLFVKAGNDGESIGNCPFSQRLFMILWLKGVVFNVTTVDLKRKPADLHNLAPGTHPPFLTFNGEVKTDINKIEEFLEETLSPPKYPKLAAKQRESNTAGNDIFAKFSAYIKNTRPEANAVLEKGLTKALKKLDDYLNSTLPDEIDADSLEEEKGSERSFLDGSELTLADCNLLPKLHIVKVVAKKYRNYDIPSDMSGVWRYLKNAYTRDEFTNTCAADGEIETAYMDVARRLAK; from the exons ATGGAGCACGTCTATGACGCAGCGGAGGAGGGGAGCGCGCGCGGAGCCGCCGAGGAGAACCCGGGCGCGGGGAAGGAGCCGCCGTGCGGCGAGGTGCGGGTCCACCTCCCCGCGGACGGAGCGCGCGGCTCCCCGGACTACATGGACACCAGGGACGAGGACAAGCGAAGCAGCTCGTCCTCTTCGTCCagcgacgacgaggaggaggagaagaaggaggaggaggaggaggctcccggagctgaggaggtggtggaagcggcgcaggtggaggaggcgagCGCGCGGGAGCGCCGCGGGTCCCGacgctcctcggcctcctcctcctcctcctcctcgtccctcgGAGACCCGTGCGACGACCCGCCGCTGCGGCCGACGGCCCTGGGAGAAGCCGCCGCGGGAGACGACGGGATGATGATGTGCTACACGCACGCCGGCACCGACTCCGCGCCGCAGGAGTCCGTCGACTACAGCCTGAAGACCCTGGAGGAGGTCCGGCCGGATGAGAGCAGCGCGGCGCCGCCCGACCAGCCGGACATCTCGCTCTTCGTCAAG GCCGGCAACGACGGGGAAAGCATCGGCAACTGTCCCTTCTCCCAGCGCCTCTTCATGATCCTCTGGCTCAAAGGAGTCGTGTTCAACGTCACCACCGTCGACCTCAAAAG GAAGCCGGCAGATCTGCACAACCTGGCTCCGGGGACGCACCCCCCTTTCCTCACCTTCAACGGCGAAGTGAAGACCGACATCAACAAGATCGAGGAGTTCCTGGAGGAAACGCTCAGTCCCCCAAA GTATCCCAAACTAGCCGCCAAGCAGAGAGAGTCCAACACAGCTGGAAACGACATCTTCGCCAAGTTCTCGGCCTACATCAAGAACACCAGACCGGAGGCCAACGCCG TCCTAGAGAAAGGTCTCACCAAGGCCCTGAAGAAGCTGGACGACTACCTGAACAGCACGCTGCCGGACGAGATCGATGCCGacagcctggaggaggagaagggctcCGAGCGAAGCTTCCTCGACGGCAGCGAGCTCACGCTGGCAGACTGCAACCTGCTGCCCAAACTGCACATAGTCAag GTGGTGGCCAAGAAGTACCGCAACTACGACATCCCCTCCGACATGTCGGGGGTGTGGCGGTACCTGAAGAACGCCTACACGCGCGACGAGTTCACCAACACCTGCGCCGCCGACGGCGAGATCGAGACGGCCTACATGGATGTGGCGCGGAGGTTGGCCAAGTGA
- the clic5b gene encoding chloride intracellular channel protein 5b isoform X2 gives MTTNSQDRDPDIELFVKAGNDGESIGNCPFSQRLFMILWLKGVVFNVTTVDLKRKPADLHNLAPGTHPPFLTFNGEVKTDINKIEEFLEETLSPPKYPKLAAKQRESNTAGNDIFAKFSAYIKNTRPEANAVLEKGLTKALKKLDDYLNSTLPDEIDADSLEEEKGSERSFLDGSELTLADCNLLPKLHIVKVVAKKYRNYDIPSDMSGVWRYLKNAYTRDEFTNTCAADGEIETAYMDVARRLAK, from the exons ATGACCACAAACAGCCAAGACAGAGACCCTGATATCGAGCTTTTTGTCAAG GCCGGCAACGACGGGGAAAGCATCGGCAACTGTCCCTTCTCCCAGCGCCTCTTCATGATCCTCTGGCTCAAAGGAGTCGTGTTCAACGTCACCACCGTCGACCTCAAAAG GAAGCCGGCAGATCTGCACAACCTGGCTCCGGGGACGCACCCCCCTTTCCTCACCTTCAACGGCGAAGTGAAGACCGACATCAACAAGATCGAGGAGTTCCTGGAGGAAACGCTCAGTCCCCCAAA GTATCCCAAACTAGCCGCCAAGCAGAGAGAGTCCAACACAGCTGGAAACGACATCTTCGCCAAGTTCTCGGCCTACATCAAGAACACCAGACCGGAGGCCAACGCCG TCCTAGAGAAAGGTCTCACCAAGGCCCTGAAGAAGCTGGACGACTACCTGAACAGCACGCTGCCGGACGAGATCGATGCCGacagcctggaggaggagaagggctcCGAGCGAAGCTTCCTCGACGGCAGCGAGCTCACGCTGGCAGACTGCAACCTGCTGCCCAAACTGCACATAGTCAag GTGGTGGCCAAGAAGTACCGCAACTACGACATCCCCTCCGACATGTCGGGGGTGTGGCGGTACCTGAAGAACGCCTACACGCGCGACGAGTTCACCAACACCTGCGCCGCCGACGGCGAGATCGAGACGGCCTACATGGATGTGGCGCGGAGGTTGGCCAAGTGA